The following coding sequences lie in one Populus trichocarpa isolate Nisqually-1 chromosome 14, P.trichocarpa_v4.1, whole genome shotgun sequence genomic window:
- the LOC7494088 gene encoding U-box domain-containing protein 33 isoform X2 encodes MAMVGHVPVAKTQQASPLRLVEFRMPGKMASGREVVEETVARVIEVIEEKIFVAVGKSVKECKSMLFWALQKSGGKRICIIHVHQPAQMIPFMGTKFPASKLKEQEVRAYWEIERQEMLKMLGEYLFLCRKMGVRAEKLYVEMESIEKGILELISQHGIRKLVMGAAADKRYSKNMMDIKSKKAVSVCLQAPASCHIWFICKGHLIQTRKGALDGTDTDVRPSSQQKSPNTEAGQSNIMRSQSILFGQHHHVKLTNPAQDLFRKVRSLNVNGPGGRLTTPTSPDGGPSTPSRSDADGSSDQYDALSRSTSQNSVLSSRSSSGMANVALIPLLGIEGSEIGSELSTVPHQKDGSIEDPLYDQLEQAMAEAENSRFEASEEAVRCAKEERDVVEAIRKAKASESLYTEESKRRTVVEEELAKEKEELEKINKELEKINKEQDEVMGELCIAQDHKSLLEKQIEESDEMVKELEQKIISAVGLLQNYKKERDHLHKGRDYALKEAEELRRNQTEASSTHMPRFFSDFSFSEIEEATHHFDPSRKIGEGGYGNIYKGVLRQTQVAVKMLDSNSMQGPAEFQQEVNVLSKMRHPNLITLVGACPEAWTLIYEYLPNGSLEDRLSCKDNSPPLSWQTRIRIATELCSVLIFLHSSKPHSIVHGDLKPANILLDENFVTKLSDFGICRLLDHKEGSSNNTTICRTDPKGTFVYMDPEFVSTGELSPKSDVYSFGIILLRLLTARQALGITKEVRYALDKGTLKTLLDPLAGDWPFVQAEMLAHMALRCCEMNRKNRPDLASEVWRVLEPMKASCGTSSFSQLGSEEHFQPPSYFTCPIFQEVMRDPHVAADGFTYEAEALKGWLDSGHDTSPMTNFKLAHCDLIPNRALRSAIQGQL; translated from the exons ATGGCTATGGTGGGTCATGTGCCTGTTGCGAAAACGCAACAAGCGAGTCCATTGAGGTTGGTTGAATTTAGAATGCCAGGAAAGATGGCAAGTGGTAGAGAGGTTGTGGAAGAAACGGTAGCAAGAGTGATTGAAGTGATTGAAGAGAAGATCTTTGTTGCTGTAGGAAAATCTGTGAAAGAATGTAAATCGATGTTATTTTGGGCTTTACAGAAATCAGGAGGCAAAAGAATTTGTATTATTCATGTTCACCAACCGGCGCAAATGATTCCTTTCA tgGGTACCAAATTTCCGGCCAGTAAGCTGAAAGAACAGGAAGTGAGGGCATACTGGGAAATTGAAAGGCAAGAGATGCTTAAGATGTTAGGCGAGTACCTTTTTCTCTGTCGAAAAATGGGG GTGCGGGCTGAGAAACTATATGTTGAAATGGAGTCTATTGAGAAGGGAATTTTAGAACTCATTTCTCAGCATGGGATCAGGAAGCTTGTTATGGGAGCAGCAGCAGACAAGCGCTATTCCAA GAATATGATGGACATCAAGTCTAAGAAGGCCGTCTCTGTTTGCCTTCAAGCACCTGCTTCTTGTCACATATGGTTTATTTGCAAGGGGCACCTTATCCAAACACG GAAAGGTGCTCTGGATGGAACTGATACAGATGTTAGACCTTCATCACAGCAAAAAAGTCCAAATACTGAAGCTGGACAATCAAATATTATGAGATCACAGTCTATTTTGTTTGGACAGCACCATCATGTAAAACTCACCAATCCAGCTCAAGATTTATTCCGAAAGGTAAGATCTCTGAATGTTAATGGACCTGGGGGGAGATTAACAACTCCGACTTCACCAGATGGAGGGCCTTCAACTCCATCGAGGTCAGATGCAGACGGGAGTTCTGATCAATATGATGCGTTATCAAGGAGTACTTCCCAAAATTCAGTTCTCTCATCACGTTCTTCCAGTGGAATGGCCAATGTTGCTTTGATTCCACTTTTAGGAATTGAAGGGAGTGAGATTGGGTCAGAGTTAAGCACAGTGCCTCATCAGAAG GATGGAAGTATAGAGGATCCTCTGTATGATCAACTTGAACAAGCAATGGCTGAGGCCGAAAATTCAAGGTTTGAAGCATCTGAAGAGGCGGTCAGGTGTGCAAAAGAAGAAAGGGATGTTGTTGAGGCCATACGCAAG GCCAAAGCATCAGAAAGCTTGTATACAGAGGAGTCAAAACGAAGAACAGTAGTTGAGGAAGAattagcaaaagaaaaggaagaacttgaaaagataaataaagaacttgaaaagataaataaagaacaGGATGAAGTCATGGGAGAACTTTGCATTGCCCAGGATCACAAATCACTGCTGGAGAAGCAAATTGAAGAGTCTGATGAGATGGTAAAGGAGTTGGAGCAGAAAATCATCTCTGCTGTGGGACTTTTGCAAAATTACAAGAAAGAACGGGATCATTTGCATAAGGGCCGTGACTATGCACTGAAAGAAGCCGAGGAGCTGAGGAGAAATCAAACAGAGGCCTCAAGCACGCACATGCCTCGGTTCTTCTCTGACTTCTCTTTCTCAGAAATTGAGGAGGCAACTCACCACTTTGATCCATCCCGTAAGATTGGGGAAGGGGGGTATGGTAACATTTATAAAGGCGTCTTGCGCCAAACCCAGGTGGCTGTCAAGATGCTGGACTCTAATAGCATGCAAGGTCCTGCTGAATTTCAACAGGAG GTTAATGTTTTGAGCAAGATGAGACATCCAAATCTTATCACTCTTGTTGGAGCATGTCCAGAAGCGTGGACTCTTATTTACGAGTATCTTCCCAATGGAAGCCTCGAAGACCGACTGAGCTGCAAGGACAACTCTCCGCCTTTGTCTTGGCAAACTAGAATACGCATCGCCACTGAATTATGCTCTGTCCTCATCTTTCTTCACTCTAGTAAACCACACAGCATAGTGCACGGGGACCTTAAGCCTGCTAACATCCTCCTTGATGAAAATTTTGTCACTAAACTAAGTGACTTTGGAATCTGTCGTTTACTGGATCACAAGGAAGGTTCTAGCAACAACACAACAATATGCAGAACTGATCCCAAAGGAACTTTTGTGTATATGGATCCTGAATTTGTTTCCACTGGAGAGCTTTCTCCAAAGTCAGATGTTTATTCATTTGGAATTATTTTGTTGAGATTGTTGACTGCAAGGCAGGCCTTGGGTATAACAAAGGAGGTGCGGTATGCATTAGATAAAGGAACCTTGAAAACCCTCTTGGATCCTTTGGCGGGAGATTGGCCGTTTGTGCAAGCTGAAATGTTGGCTCACATGGCACTAAGGTGTTGTGAGATGAACCGAAAGAACCGGCCAGATCTTGCATCAGAGGTATGGAGGGTACTCGAGCCAATGAAGGCTTCATGTGGAACGTCATCTTTTTCCCAGCTTGGTTCGGAAGAGCATTTCCAACCTCCTTCATATTTTACATGCCCCATTTTCCAA GAAGTAATGCGAGATCCACATGTAGCAGCCGATGGTTTTACTTATGAAGCAGAGGCCTTGAAAGGATGGCTAGACAGCGGACATGATACTTCACCCATGACCAACTTTAAGCTGGCACACTGTGATCTTATCCCTAACCGTGCACTTCGCTCGGCAATTCAGGGGCAGCTGTAG
- the LOC7494088 gene encoding U-box domain-containing protein 33 isoform X3 — protein sequence MAMVGHVPVAKTQQASPLRLVEFRMPGKMASGREVVEETVARVIEVIEEKIFVAVGKSVKECKSMLFWALQKSGGKRICIIHVHQPAQMIPFMGTKFPASKLKEQEVRAYWEIERQEMLKMLGEYLFLCRKMGVRAEKLYVEMESIEKGILELISQHGIRKLVMGAAADKRYSKNMMDIKSKKAVSVCLQAPASCHIWFICKGHLIQTRKGALDGTDTDVRPSSQQKSPNTEAGQSNIMRSQSILFGQHHHVKLTNPAQDLFRKVRSLNVNGPGGRLTTPTSPDGGPSTPSRSDADGSSDQYDALSRSTSQNSVLSSRSSSGMANVALIPLLGIEGSEIGSELSTVPHQKVDLFQSSPPSVLDGSIEDPLYDQLEQAMAEAENSRFEASEEAVRCAKEERDVVEAIRKAKASESLYTEESKRRTVVEEELAKEKEELEKINKELEKINKEQDEVMGELCIAQDHKSLLEKQIEESDEMVKELEQKIISAVGLLQNYKKERDHLHKGRDYALKEAEELRRNQTEASSTHMPRFFSDFSFSEIEEATHHFDPSRKIGEGGYGNIYKGVLRQTQVAVKMLDSNSMQGPAEFQQEVNVLSKMRHPNLITLVGACPEAWTLIYEYLPNGSLEDRLSCKDNSPPLSWQTRIRIATELCSVLIFLHSSKPHSIVHGDLKPANILLDENFVTKLSDFGICRLLDHKEGSSNNTTICRTDPKGTFVYMDPEFVSTGELSPKSDVYSFGIILLRLLTARQALGITKEVRYALDKGTLKTLLDPLAGDWPFVQAEMLAHMALRCCEMNRKNRPDLASEVWRVLEPMKASCGTSSFSQLGSEEHFQPPSYFTCPIFQCRK from the exons ATGGCTATGGTGGGTCATGTGCCTGTTGCGAAAACGCAACAAGCGAGTCCATTGAGGTTGGTTGAATTTAGAATGCCAGGAAAGATGGCAAGTGGTAGAGAGGTTGTGGAAGAAACGGTAGCAAGAGTGATTGAAGTGATTGAAGAGAAGATCTTTGTTGCTGTAGGAAAATCTGTGAAAGAATGTAAATCGATGTTATTTTGGGCTTTACAGAAATCAGGAGGCAAAAGAATTTGTATTATTCATGTTCACCAACCGGCGCAAATGATTCCTTTCA tgGGTACCAAATTTCCGGCCAGTAAGCTGAAAGAACAGGAAGTGAGGGCATACTGGGAAATTGAAAGGCAAGAGATGCTTAAGATGTTAGGCGAGTACCTTTTTCTCTGTCGAAAAATGGGG GTGCGGGCTGAGAAACTATATGTTGAAATGGAGTCTATTGAGAAGGGAATTTTAGAACTCATTTCTCAGCATGGGATCAGGAAGCTTGTTATGGGAGCAGCAGCAGACAAGCGCTATTCCAA GAATATGATGGACATCAAGTCTAAGAAGGCCGTCTCTGTTTGCCTTCAAGCACCTGCTTCTTGTCACATATGGTTTATTTGCAAGGGGCACCTTATCCAAACACG GAAAGGTGCTCTGGATGGAACTGATACAGATGTTAGACCTTCATCACAGCAAAAAAGTCCAAATACTGAAGCTGGACAATCAAATATTATGAGATCACAGTCTATTTTGTTTGGACAGCACCATCATGTAAAACTCACCAATCCAGCTCAAGATTTATTCCGAAAGGTAAGATCTCTGAATGTTAATGGACCTGGGGGGAGATTAACAACTCCGACTTCACCAGATGGAGGGCCTTCAACTCCATCGAGGTCAGATGCAGACGGGAGTTCTGATCAATATGATGCGTTATCAAGGAGTACTTCCCAAAATTCAGTTCTCTCATCACGTTCTTCCAGTGGAATGGCCAATGTTGCTTTGATTCCACTTTTAGGAATTGAAGGGAGTGAGATTGGGTCAGAGTTAAGCACAGTGCCTCATCAGAAGGTGGATCTTTTCCAGTCATCTCCTCCCAGTGTACTG GATGGAAGTATAGAGGATCCTCTGTATGATCAACTTGAACAAGCAATGGCTGAGGCCGAAAATTCAAGGTTTGAAGCATCTGAAGAGGCGGTCAGGTGTGCAAAAGAAGAAAGGGATGTTGTTGAGGCCATACGCAAG GCCAAAGCATCAGAAAGCTTGTATACAGAGGAGTCAAAACGAAGAACAGTAGTTGAGGAAGAattagcaaaagaaaaggaagaacttgaaaagataaataaagaacttgaaaagataaataaagaacaGGATGAAGTCATGGGAGAACTTTGCATTGCCCAGGATCACAAATCACTGCTGGAGAAGCAAATTGAAGAGTCTGATGAGATGGTAAAGGAGTTGGAGCAGAAAATCATCTCTGCTGTGGGACTTTTGCAAAATTACAAGAAAGAACGGGATCATTTGCATAAGGGCCGTGACTATGCACTGAAAGAAGCCGAGGAGCTGAGGAGAAATCAAACAGAGGCCTCAAGCACGCACATGCCTCGGTTCTTCTCTGACTTCTCTTTCTCAGAAATTGAGGAGGCAACTCACCACTTTGATCCATCCCGTAAGATTGGGGAAGGGGGGTATGGTAACATTTATAAAGGCGTCTTGCGCCAAACCCAGGTGGCTGTCAAGATGCTGGACTCTAATAGCATGCAAGGTCCTGCTGAATTTCAACAGGAG GTTAATGTTTTGAGCAAGATGAGACATCCAAATCTTATCACTCTTGTTGGAGCATGTCCAGAAGCGTGGACTCTTATTTACGAGTATCTTCCCAATGGAAGCCTCGAAGACCGACTGAGCTGCAAGGACAACTCTCCGCCTTTGTCTTGGCAAACTAGAATACGCATCGCCACTGAATTATGCTCTGTCCTCATCTTTCTTCACTCTAGTAAACCACACAGCATAGTGCACGGGGACCTTAAGCCTGCTAACATCCTCCTTGATGAAAATTTTGTCACTAAACTAAGTGACTTTGGAATCTGTCGTTTACTGGATCACAAGGAAGGTTCTAGCAACAACACAACAATATGCAGAACTGATCCCAAAGGAACTTTTGTGTATATGGATCCTGAATTTGTTTCCACTGGAGAGCTTTCTCCAAAGTCAGATGTTTATTCATTTGGAATTATTTTGTTGAGATTGTTGACTGCAAGGCAGGCCTTGGGTATAACAAAGGAGGTGCGGTATGCATTAGATAAAGGAACCTTGAAAACCCTCTTGGATCCTTTGGCGGGAGATTGGCCGTTTGTGCAAGCTGAAATGTTGGCTCACATGGCACTAAGGTGTTGTGAGATGAACCGAAAGAACCGGCCAGATCTTGCATCAGAGGTATGGAGGGTACTCGAGCCAATGAAGGCTTCATGTGGAACGTCATCTTTTTCCCAGCTTGGTTCGGAAGAGCATTTCCAACCTCCTTCATATTTTACATGCCCCATTTTCCAA TGCAGGAAGTAA
- the LOC7494088 gene encoding U-box domain-containing protein 33 isoform X1: MAMVGHVPVAKTQQASPLRLVEFRMPGKMASGREVVEETVARVIEVIEEKIFVAVGKSVKECKSMLFWALQKSGGKRICIIHVHQPAQMIPFMGTKFPASKLKEQEVRAYWEIERQEMLKMLGEYLFLCRKMGVRAEKLYVEMESIEKGILELISQHGIRKLVMGAAADKRYSKNMMDIKSKKAVSVCLQAPASCHIWFICKGHLIQTRKGALDGTDTDVRPSSQQKSPNTEAGQSNIMRSQSILFGQHHHVKLTNPAQDLFRKVRSLNVNGPGGRLTTPTSPDGGPSTPSRSDADGSSDQYDALSRSTSQNSVLSSRSSSGMANVALIPLLGIEGSEIGSELSTVPHQKVDLFQSSPPSVLDGSIEDPLYDQLEQAMAEAENSRFEASEEAVRCAKEERDVVEAIRKAKASESLYTEESKRRTVVEEELAKEKEELEKINKELEKINKEQDEVMGELCIAQDHKSLLEKQIEESDEMVKELEQKIISAVGLLQNYKKERDHLHKGRDYALKEAEELRRNQTEASSTHMPRFFSDFSFSEIEEATHHFDPSRKIGEGGYGNIYKGVLRQTQVAVKMLDSNSMQGPAEFQQEVNVLSKMRHPNLITLVGACPEAWTLIYEYLPNGSLEDRLSCKDNSPPLSWQTRIRIATELCSVLIFLHSSKPHSIVHGDLKPANILLDENFVTKLSDFGICRLLDHKEGSSNNTTICRTDPKGTFVYMDPEFVSTGELSPKSDVYSFGIILLRLLTARQALGITKEVRYALDKGTLKTLLDPLAGDWPFVQAEMLAHMALRCCEMNRKNRPDLASEVWRVLEPMKASCGTSSFSQLGSEEHFQPPSYFTCPIFQEVMRDPHVAADGFTYEAEALKGWLDSGHDTSPMTNFKLAHCDLIPNRALRSAIQGQL, from the exons ATGGCTATGGTGGGTCATGTGCCTGTTGCGAAAACGCAACAAGCGAGTCCATTGAGGTTGGTTGAATTTAGAATGCCAGGAAAGATGGCAAGTGGTAGAGAGGTTGTGGAAGAAACGGTAGCAAGAGTGATTGAAGTGATTGAAGAGAAGATCTTTGTTGCTGTAGGAAAATCTGTGAAAGAATGTAAATCGATGTTATTTTGGGCTTTACAGAAATCAGGAGGCAAAAGAATTTGTATTATTCATGTTCACCAACCGGCGCAAATGATTCCTTTCA tgGGTACCAAATTTCCGGCCAGTAAGCTGAAAGAACAGGAAGTGAGGGCATACTGGGAAATTGAAAGGCAAGAGATGCTTAAGATGTTAGGCGAGTACCTTTTTCTCTGTCGAAAAATGGGG GTGCGGGCTGAGAAACTATATGTTGAAATGGAGTCTATTGAGAAGGGAATTTTAGAACTCATTTCTCAGCATGGGATCAGGAAGCTTGTTATGGGAGCAGCAGCAGACAAGCGCTATTCCAA GAATATGATGGACATCAAGTCTAAGAAGGCCGTCTCTGTTTGCCTTCAAGCACCTGCTTCTTGTCACATATGGTTTATTTGCAAGGGGCACCTTATCCAAACACG GAAAGGTGCTCTGGATGGAACTGATACAGATGTTAGACCTTCATCACAGCAAAAAAGTCCAAATACTGAAGCTGGACAATCAAATATTATGAGATCACAGTCTATTTTGTTTGGACAGCACCATCATGTAAAACTCACCAATCCAGCTCAAGATTTATTCCGAAAGGTAAGATCTCTGAATGTTAATGGACCTGGGGGGAGATTAACAACTCCGACTTCACCAGATGGAGGGCCTTCAACTCCATCGAGGTCAGATGCAGACGGGAGTTCTGATCAATATGATGCGTTATCAAGGAGTACTTCCCAAAATTCAGTTCTCTCATCACGTTCTTCCAGTGGAATGGCCAATGTTGCTTTGATTCCACTTTTAGGAATTGAAGGGAGTGAGATTGGGTCAGAGTTAAGCACAGTGCCTCATCAGAAGGTGGATCTTTTCCAGTCATCTCCTCCCAGTGTACTG GATGGAAGTATAGAGGATCCTCTGTATGATCAACTTGAACAAGCAATGGCTGAGGCCGAAAATTCAAGGTTTGAAGCATCTGAAGAGGCGGTCAGGTGTGCAAAAGAAGAAAGGGATGTTGTTGAGGCCATACGCAAG GCCAAAGCATCAGAAAGCTTGTATACAGAGGAGTCAAAACGAAGAACAGTAGTTGAGGAAGAattagcaaaagaaaaggaagaacttgaaaagataaataaagaacttgaaaagataaataaagaacaGGATGAAGTCATGGGAGAACTTTGCATTGCCCAGGATCACAAATCACTGCTGGAGAAGCAAATTGAAGAGTCTGATGAGATGGTAAAGGAGTTGGAGCAGAAAATCATCTCTGCTGTGGGACTTTTGCAAAATTACAAGAAAGAACGGGATCATTTGCATAAGGGCCGTGACTATGCACTGAAAGAAGCCGAGGAGCTGAGGAGAAATCAAACAGAGGCCTCAAGCACGCACATGCCTCGGTTCTTCTCTGACTTCTCTTTCTCAGAAATTGAGGAGGCAACTCACCACTTTGATCCATCCCGTAAGATTGGGGAAGGGGGGTATGGTAACATTTATAAAGGCGTCTTGCGCCAAACCCAGGTGGCTGTCAAGATGCTGGACTCTAATAGCATGCAAGGTCCTGCTGAATTTCAACAGGAG GTTAATGTTTTGAGCAAGATGAGACATCCAAATCTTATCACTCTTGTTGGAGCATGTCCAGAAGCGTGGACTCTTATTTACGAGTATCTTCCCAATGGAAGCCTCGAAGACCGACTGAGCTGCAAGGACAACTCTCCGCCTTTGTCTTGGCAAACTAGAATACGCATCGCCACTGAATTATGCTCTGTCCTCATCTTTCTTCACTCTAGTAAACCACACAGCATAGTGCACGGGGACCTTAAGCCTGCTAACATCCTCCTTGATGAAAATTTTGTCACTAAACTAAGTGACTTTGGAATCTGTCGTTTACTGGATCACAAGGAAGGTTCTAGCAACAACACAACAATATGCAGAACTGATCCCAAAGGAACTTTTGTGTATATGGATCCTGAATTTGTTTCCACTGGAGAGCTTTCTCCAAAGTCAGATGTTTATTCATTTGGAATTATTTTGTTGAGATTGTTGACTGCAAGGCAGGCCTTGGGTATAACAAAGGAGGTGCGGTATGCATTAGATAAAGGAACCTTGAAAACCCTCTTGGATCCTTTGGCGGGAGATTGGCCGTTTGTGCAAGCTGAAATGTTGGCTCACATGGCACTAAGGTGTTGTGAGATGAACCGAAAGAACCGGCCAGATCTTGCATCAGAGGTATGGAGGGTACTCGAGCCAATGAAGGCTTCATGTGGAACGTCATCTTTTTCCCAGCTTGGTTCGGAAGAGCATTTCCAACCTCCTTCATATTTTACATGCCCCATTTTCCAA GAAGTAATGCGAGATCCACATGTAGCAGCCGATGGTTTTACTTATGAAGCAGAGGCCTTGAAAGGATGGCTAGACAGCGGACATGATACTTCACCCATGACCAACTTTAAGCTGGCACACTGTGATCTTATCCCTAACCGTGCACTTCGCTCGGCAATTCAGGGGCAGCTGTAG